A region of Nostoc sp. 'Peltigera membranacea cyanobiont' N6 DNA encodes the following proteins:
- a CDS encoding ATP-dependent DNA helicase gives MIEAEVHLSLHNFLRSQAGFPSWPHHLTMARLVARALRLGRSALIQVGAVCGYQGRYRTSFVASALMWHGPVIIVAQEAVQQLLLRVEIPRLQQWLPANKSIRTGDAWPDAEFQGLLLTSPEAWLRGQFAGGDRFPEGIPTIIDGVDDLEDWVRDRLTQDIEPHDWDELMLACPNQAEAISEARIKLTHELFQHPVNPYHCYLISQPEIEILSSLYAALDPANLPDTWKHFWQQLQTLNEKFFPPASPASPASPPLFWATIAHRQGLFSLHYAPMELREILSPLWQRQPVVLIGSAIEPETEAPLFRQRLGLEDLTCLKFSSESQAEAIQLYVPYKLPLPNTPEFQAAFIHKVRTLVCLSATAPGLTVVLVGDVPLKAQVATILASEFGSRVQVEKTCLDENGILISGWEFWREHQRVLPAPHLLIIATLPLPSLENPLVAGRVALYKRSHQDWFRLYLLPTALSELQRAIAPVRESQGIVALLDSRVVNRSYGAQILTALSPLARINYLDPSLFTNTDEENSA, from the coding sequence GTGATTGAGGCAGAAGTTCATTTGTCACTACATAACTTTTTGCGATCGCAAGCGGGGTTCCCTTCCTGGCCCCATCATTTGACGATGGCACGGTTGGTAGCACGCGCCTTGCGCCTGGGACGTAGTGCCCTAATTCAAGTAGGAGCGGTTTGTGGCTATCAGGGGCGGTATCGTACTAGTTTCGTAGCATCAGCCCTAATGTGGCATGGCCCTGTAATTATTGTTGCTCAAGAAGCAGTGCAGCAACTTCTACTGCGGGTGGAAATTCCCCGTCTACAGCAATGGCTACCAGCCAATAAATCGATTAGAACGGGTGACGCTTGGCCTGATGCTGAGTTCCAAGGGCTACTGTTAACCTCCCCAGAAGCTTGGTTAAGAGGACAATTTGCTGGTGGCGATCGCTTTCCCGAAGGCATCCCTACAATTATTGATGGGGTAGACGATCTCGAAGATTGGGTGCGCGATCGACTTACCCAAGATATTGAACCCCATGATTGGGATGAACTCATGCTCGCTTGTCCAAATCAAGCTGAGGCAATTAGCGAAGCACGAATAAAACTAACACACGAGCTTTTTCAGCATCCTGTTAATCCATATCACTGCTACTTAATTTCCCAGCCAGAAATCGAGATTTTAAGCAGTCTTTATGCTGCTTTAGATCCAGCAAATCTCCCAGATACTTGGAAACATTTCTGGCAGCAATTACAAACCCTCAACGAAAAATTTTTCCCCCCTGCCTCCCCTGCCTCCCCTGCTTCCCCTCCTCTCTTCTGGGCGACTATAGCCCATAGACAAGGTTTATTTTCTTTGCACTATGCCCCAATGGAATTAAGAGAAATCCTCTCACCCTTGTGGCAGCGACAACCAGTAGTTTTAATTGGCAGTGCCATAGAACCAGAAACTGAGGCTCCTCTTTTTCGACAGCGCCTTGGTTTGGAAGATTTAACTTGTCTGAAGTTTTCTTCGGAGAGTCAAGCGGAAGCAATTCAACTGTATGTACCCTATAAATTGCCTCTACCTAACACGCCAGAATTTCAAGCGGCATTTATTCACAAAGTCCGCACACTGGTTTGTCTAAGTGCTACAGCACCGGGGTTAACGGTTGTTTTGGTGGGAGATGTACCACTCAAGGCTCAAGTGGCAACAATTTTGGCTTCAGAGTTTGGTTCGCGGGTGCAGGTAGAAAAAACTTGTTTAGATGAAAATGGTATTTTGATTAGCGGTTGGGAATTTTGGCGAGAACATCAGCGAGTTTTGCCGGCACCCCATCTGTTAATTATTGCGACTTTACCTTTACCATCTTTAGAAAATCCGCTTGTAGCTGGTAGGGTAGCTCTTTATAAGCGATCGCATCAAGATTGGTTTCGTTTATATTTATTGCCGACAGCCTTAAGTGAATTACAAAGAGCGATCGCGCCAGTCCGAGAAAGTCAAGGCATTGTTGCTTTACTTGATAGTCGTGTAGTTAACCGTAGCTACGGCGCTCAAATCCTCACCGCCTTAAGTCCTCTCGCCCGCATTAACTATCTCGACCCCAGTCTATTTACTAACACCGATGAAGAAAATTCCGCTTAA
- a CDS encoding DUF2839 domain-containing protein, producing MGEAKRRKTTQGETYGQETRILPWLPITKIQGEQFVSWTTRGAWIGIILMAVGWATIRFIGPAFGWWQVVY from the coding sequence ATGGGTGAAGCAAAGCGTCGCAAAACCACACAAGGGGAAACATACGGTCAAGAGACTCGAATCTTGCCTTGGCTTCCCATCACAAAAATTCAAGGCGAACAATTTGTCAGTTGGACAACTCGTGGTGCTTGGATAGGCATTATCCTTATGGCTGTAGGATGGGCAACTATCCGTTTTATTGGCCCAGCCTTCGGTTGGTGGCAAGTAGTCTACTAA
- a CDS encoding prolyl oligopeptidase family serine peptidase, with protein sequence MPSSKKLFTYPSSHKSNQVDNYHGTSVADPYRWLEDPDSEETRTWIEAQNKITFGYLSEISAREKIKQRLTKLWDYEKYGIPFKEGERYFYFKNDGLQNQSVLYTLKTLDDEPKVLLDPNKLSEDGTVALSGLSISEDGKLLAYGLSVSGSDWQEWKVRDVETGEDLQDHLKWIKFSGASWTHDRQGFFYSRYDEPNEKTQLEDVNYYQKLYYHQLGTSQSEDVLIYHRPDQKEWGFGGGVTEDGHYLIISIWLGTDSKNLVFFKDLTNPNAEVVELINQFEADYSFIDNDDSIFYFRTDLNTPRGKVIAIDTKNPAPENWQEIIPQSAETLESVGILNNQFVADYLKDAHSQIKIFDLKGGFIREVELPGLGSAGGFGGKRHDTETFYSYASFTTPGTIYRYDMITGKSTVFRQPQVNFNPDNYETKQVFYQSKDGTRVPMFITHKKGIKLDGNNPTYLYAYGGFNASMTPGFSVSLLVWMEMGGIYAMPNLRGGGEYGEEWHQGGMKDKKQNVFDDFIGAAEWLIANKYTKTEKLAIAGGSNGGLLVGACMTQRPDLFGAAIPAVGVMDMLRFHKFTIGWAWTSEYGSADNSEEFPALYAYSPLHNIKPDTAYPATLITTADHDDRVVPAHSFKFAAALQEAHAGDAPTLIRIETKAGHGAGKPTAKIIEEAADKWAFLVRALNVEV encoded by the coding sequence ATGCCCTCCTCCAAAAAACTCTTCACCTACCCATCCAGCCACAAAAGCAATCAAGTCGATAACTATCACGGTACTTCAGTTGCAGATCCTTACCGTTGGTTAGAAGATCCTGACTCTGAAGAAACAAGGACTTGGATTGAAGCCCAAAATAAAATTACCTTTGGCTACTTGAGTGAAATTTCTGCCAGGGAAAAAATTAAACAGCGCCTTACTAAACTTTGGGATTATGAAAAATATGGCATCCCTTTTAAAGAAGGTGAACGTTACTTTTATTTTAAAAATGACGGACTGCAAAACCAAAGTGTTCTCTACACCCTGAAAACCCTCGACGACGAACCCAAAGTTTTACTCGACCCTAATAAACTTTCAGAAGATGGCACTGTTGCTCTTTCGGGATTGTCTATTAGCGAAGATGGTAAACTTTTAGCTTATGGGCTATCTGTCTCTGGTTCTGATTGGCAAGAGTGGAAAGTACGCGATGTTGAAACTGGCGAAGACCTGCAAGATCATCTGAAATGGATTAAGTTTTCTGGTGCATCGTGGACACACGATCGTCAAGGTTTTTTCTACAGTCGCTATGATGAACCGAATGAAAAAACTCAATTAGAAGATGTTAACTATTATCAAAAGCTCTACTATCATCAATTAGGAACATCTCAGTCAGAAGATGTACTAATTTATCATCGTCCTGACCAAAAAGAATGGGGTTTTGGTGGTGGTGTTACTGAAGATGGACACTATCTAATAATTTCTATTTGGCTGGGTACTGACTCCAAAAATTTAGTTTTCTTCAAAGATTTAACTAACCCTAATGCTGAAGTCGTAGAATTAATTAACCAGTTTGAGGCAGATTACAGCTTTATTGACAATGATGATAGCATCTTTTATTTCCGCACGGATTTAAACACACCACGGGGAAAAGTTATTGCTATTGACACTAAAAACCCTGCACCAGAAAATTGGCAAGAAATCATTCCCCAATCCGCAGAAACTTTAGAAAGTGTAGGCATACTTAATAATCAATTTGTTGCTGATTACCTCAAAGATGCTCATAGCCAAATTAAAATCTTTGACCTCAAAGGTGGGTTTATTCGTGAGGTAGAATTACCTGGACTTGGTTCAGCCGGAGGTTTTGGTGGGAAACGTCATGATACCGAAACTTTTTATAGTTACGCCAGCTTCACTACACCAGGAACTATCTATCGCTACGATATGATAACTGGTAAAAGTACTGTTTTTCGCCAGCCACAGGTAAATTTTAATCCAGATAATTACGAAACAAAACAAGTTTTCTATCAAAGCAAAGATGGTACTAGAGTACCCATGTTTATTACCCACAAAAAGGGTATTAAATTAGATGGAAATAACCCCACTTATCTCTATGCTTATGGTGGTTTTAATGCCTCAATGACACCTGGCTTTTCGGTGAGTCTGTTGGTGTGGATGGAAATGGGTGGTATCTATGCTATGCCCAATCTACGCGGCGGTGGAGAATACGGCGAAGAATGGCATCAAGGAGGAATGAAGGATAAAAAACAGAATGTCTTTGATGACTTTATTGGCGCTGCTGAGTGGTTGATTGCAAATAAGTATACTAAGACTGAGAAACTGGCGATCGCAGGTGGTAGTAATGGTGGCTTATTAGTTGGTGCTTGCATGACACAGCGCCCCGATTTATTTGGTGCAGCAATACCCGCCGTCGGCGTGATGGATATGTTGCGGTTCCACAAATTTACCATCGGTTGGGCTTGGACTTCCGAATATGGTTCGGCAGATAATTCCGAAGAGTTTCCAGCGCTGTATGCTTATTCACCACTCCACAACATCAAACCAGATACAGCTTACCCAGCAACCTTAATTACCACAGCCGATCATGACGATCGCGTTGTCCCTGCTCATAGTTTCAAATTTGCCGCCGCTTTACAAGAAGCTCACGCAGGTGATGCGCCAACCCTAATTAGAATTGAGACTAAGGCAGGACATGGCGCGGGTAAACCCACAGCTAAAATTATCGAAGAAGCCGCAGATAAATGGGCTTTTTTGGTGCGTGCTTTGAATGTTGAAGTTTAA
- a CDS encoding M16 family metallopeptidase, producing the protein MKLRSYMFIGFFLSLLLAIMPFSVNFTNAATPTVVAPVSTTSFTQGVKKTLLDNGLTVLTKEVHTAPVVSVQVWYKVGSRNEVKGENGLSHQLEHLMFKGTTARPVQFGRLFSALGSQFNAFTSYDETAYFGTVQRDRLEALLTLEADRMENSLIGTEQLKSEKRVVISELQGYENSPGYRLDRAVMRDAFPTRAYGLSVGGTKADVEKFTLEQVRNYYQTYYSPDNATLVITGDFATEPVLKVVKETYGKLAKRGNEEKRTRANVAPSSPVASTTKKAPIVLKQPGSAALLQAVYPLPDIKHPDVPAIDVMDAILTGGRSSRLYQALVESGLASSVSGGAAELIEPGWYDISATAAPGQELGKIAQVLQESLGKLQQQPVTTEELNRAKTQLQASYILGNQDITSQATQLAYNQTIAGDYHFIEKYLAAIAKVTPAQVQQVAKTYLNPAKQTIGFFEPTQPDGKPGTSTGGSGRTVENFSPGKPVDPAELAKYLPPATSTTDSAKQSLPEEFTLNNGLRVLLLGDRSLPTINLSGQINAGTEFDGNQKAGLANLTAANLMNGTKTKNALTLAKTLEDRGAGLNFSTSREGVNVSGEGLSANLPILIQTLADVLQNATFPAEQLELSRQRALTSLKVQLDDPRGLGRQVFQQAIYPENHPFHSFPTFDSLKGITRDDLLGFYQTHYRPDGTTIAIVGDFDPVKVKTLLNQAFDKWQVTGKPPVLKISSVPFPQTSTRLNKVIPGKAEAVTYIGYNGISRKDPRYYAAVILNQILGGDTLSSRLGTEVRDRLGLTYGIYSAFAAGINPGPFLIQMQTAPGDTQKAIASTLGLLKQLREQGVTEAELNTAKRSITNSYPVDLANPSDVSSIILDNSVLGLSRSEIRDFPQQIQAVTMAQIQKVIEDLIKPENLVIVTAGPGDVAPKGG; encoded by the coding sequence ATGAAGCTACGTTCATATATGTTTATAGGTTTTTTTCTCAGTCTGCTCCTAGCTATCATGCCGTTTTCGGTCAATTTCACCAATGCTGCAACACCGACAGTAGTCGCCCCTGTATCTACTACCTCATTCACCCAAGGCGTAAAAAAAACGTTATTGGACAACGGCTTAACAGTGCTAACTAAGGAAGTCCATACCGCTCCAGTGGTCAGCGTGCAAGTTTGGTATAAAGTTGGTTCGCGTAACGAGGTTAAGGGAGAAAATGGCCTTTCTCACCAGCTAGAACATCTGATGTTCAAGGGTACAACTGCCCGTCCAGTGCAGTTTGGCAGGTTGTTTAGTGCCTTGGGTAGCCAGTTTAATGCTTTTACAAGCTATGACGAAACAGCTTATTTTGGCACGGTGCAACGAGACAGACTCGAAGCATTGTTGACACTGGAAGCCGATCGCATGGAAAACTCTTTAATTGGAACTGAGCAACTAAAGAGTGAAAAGCGGGTGGTAATTTCTGAGTTACAGGGGTACGAAAATTCACCAGGCTATCGTCTCGATCGGGCAGTGATGCGAGATGCTTTCCCTACCAGAGCTTATGGCTTATCTGTGGGAGGCACAAAAGCTGATGTGGAAAAATTCACGCTGGAGCAAGTGCGGAATTATTACCAAACCTATTACAGCCCAGACAATGCCACATTGGTGATTACAGGAGATTTTGCCACAGAACCTGTACTTAAAGTTGTTAAAGAAACTTATGGGAAGTTGGCAAAACGAGGAAACGAGGAAAAGAGGACACGGGCAAACGTCGCTCCGTCTTCTCCAGTTGCTTCTACTACTAAAAAAGCACCCATTGTTTTGAAACAACCTGGAAGTGCGGCACTACTCCAAGCTGTGTATCCTTTACCAGATATTAAACATCCTGATGTGCCGGCAATTGATGTGATGGATGCTATTCTCACAGGTGGACGTAGCTCTAGGCTTTATCAAGCTTTGGTAGAATCTGGACTCGCTAGTTCAGTAAGTGGTGGTGCTGCCGAACTCATTGAACCAGGTTGGTATGACATTAGTGCTACGGCGGCTCCGGGTCAAGAGTTAGGGAAAATTGCCCAGGTGCTTCAAGAATCTTTAGGAAAGTTGCAACAGCAGCCAGTGACCACAGAAGAATTGAACCGGGCGAAGACGCAACTGCAAGCCTCGTATATCTTGGGTAATCAAGATATCACAAGTCAAGCTACCCAACTGGCGTATAACCAAACGATCGCAGGTGATTATCATTTTATTGAAAAGTATCTGGCTGCGATCGCTAAAGTCACCCCAGCCCAAGTACAGCAAGTTGCCAAAACTTATCTAAATCCGGCTAAACAAACCATCGGCTTCTTTGAGCCAACTCAACCAGATGGGAAACCAGGGACTTCTACTGGTGGTTCTGGGCGGACGGTAGAAAATTTCAGCCCCGGTAAACCTGTAGATCCGGCAGAACTGGCTAAATATCTTCCACCTGCCACATCAACTACAGATTCGGCCAAACAATCACTACCAGAAGAGTTTACCTTAAATAATGGTTTGCGGGTTCTGTTGTTAGGCGATCGCAGCCTCCCCACCATTAACCTAAGTGGACAAATTAACGCTGGTACTGAATTTGACGGCAATCAAAAAGCTGGATTAGCGAATCTGACTGCGGCTAACTTGATGAATGGGACAAAGACTAAAAATGCTCTTACCCTAGCAAAAACCTTAGAAGACCGGGGAGCCGGTTTGAACTTCAGTACCAGCCGCGAGGGAGTTAACGTTAGCGGTGAGGGACTTTCTGCGAACCTGCCGATATTGATTCAAACTCTGGCAGATGTGTTACAAAATGCCACTTTCCCTGCCGAACAGTTAGAACTGAGTCGCCAACGGGCACTGACAAGTCTCAAAGTCCAGCTAGATGACCCCAGAGGACTGGGAAGACAAGTATTCCAGCAGGCAATTTACCCTGAAAATCATCCATTCCATAGCTTTCCCACCTTCGATAGCTTAAAGGGCATTACTCGTGATGATTTGCTTGGCTTCTACCAGACACACTACCGACCAGATGGCACAACGATCGCAATAGTTGGAGACTTCGATCCAGTTAAGGTAAAAACTTTGCTGAATCAGGCGTTTGACAAATGGCAAGTCACAGGTAAGCCACCTGTGCTAAAAATATCATCCGTGCCATTCCCACAAACTTCGACACGTTTAAACAAAGTAATTCCTGGTAAAGCAGAGGCAGTTACCTACATCGGCTACAACGGTATTTCTCGGAAAGACCCGCGTTATTATGCAGCGGTAATACTGAATCAGATTTTGGGTGGTGATACCTTATCGAGCCGTTTGGGTACAGAAGTGCGCGATCGCCTTGGTCTAACCTACGGTATTTATAGTGCTTTTGCTGCCGGAATCAATCCCGGCCCGTTCTTGATTCAGATGCAGACTGCTCCTGGAGATACCCAAAAAGCGATCGCCAGTACTCTCGGTTTACTTAAACAGTTGCGCGAGCAAGGAGTAACTGAAGCTGAATTGAATACGGCAAAACGCTCAATTACTAATAGCTACCCTGTGGATTTAGCTAATCCCAGTGATGTATCAAGCATCATTTTGGATAATTCTGTCTTGGGACTTTCGCGATCGGAAATCCGAGACTTTCCCCAGCAGATTCAAGCAGTCACTATGGCTCAGATACAAAAGGTAATTGAGGATTTAATTAAGCCAGAAAATCTAGTAATTGTCACCGCAGGGCCTGGAGATGTTGCACCCAAGGGCGGTTAA
- the glyA gene encoding serine hydroxymethyltransferase: protein MTKTNSDFLSSTDPAIAELINDELQRQRDHLELIASENFTSAAVLAAQGSVLTNKYAEGLPGKRYYGGCEFIDKIEQLAIDRAKQIFGAAHANVQPHSGAQANFAVFLSLLQPGDKIMGMDLSHGGHLTHGSPVNFSGKWFQVSHYGVSQQTEQLDYDRIRELALKERPKLLICGYSAYPRIIDFEKFRSIADEIGAYLLADIAHIAGLVATGLHPDPIPHCHVVTTTTHKTLRGPRGGLILTSDAELGKKLDKSVFPGSQGGPLEHVIAGKAVAFGEALKPEFKTYSAQVIENARALAEQLQNRGLKLVSNGTDNHLILVDLRSVNLTGKRADQLVSTVNITANKNTIPFDPQSPFVTSGLRLGSPAMTTRGLGVAEFTEIANIISDRLLSPDSDVVTQDCRQRVAALCDRFPLYPHLEIPVPALA from the coding sequence GTGACTAAGACTAATTCAGACTTTCTTTCCTCCACCGATCCAGCGATCGCGGAGTTAATCAACGACGAACTACAGCGTCAGCGAGATCACTTGGAGTTGATTGCTAGTGAAAACTTTACCTCCGCGGCGGTACTGGCGGCTCAAGGTTCAGTACTGACAAATAAATATGCCGAGGGATTACCTGGTAAACGCTACTATGGCGGTTGTGAGTTTATCGACAAAATCGAGCAACTAGCGATCGATCGCGCTAAACAGATATTTGGTGCTGCTCATGCGAATGTCCAACCTCATTCTGGCGCACAAGCTAATTTTGCCGTGTTCCTGTCGCTGCTGCAACCAGGGGACAAAATTATGGGGATGGATTTGTCTCATGGGGGACACCTCACCCACGGTTCACCTGTAAATTTCTCAGGTAAGTGGTTTCAAGTTAGCCACTACGGGGTTAGTCAACAAACAGAACAACTTGACTACGATCGAATTCGAGAACTGGCGCTGAAGGAGCGTCCTAAGCTCTTAATTTGTGGTTATTCAGCTTATCCCCGGATAATTGATTTTGAAAAGTTCCGTAGTATTGCTGATGAAATCGGCGCTTACTTACTTGCCGATATTGCTCATATCGCTGGTTTAGTTGCTACTGGTCTTCATCCCGATCCCATTCCTCATTGTCATGTAGTCACAACAACTACCCATAAGACTCTCCGTGGCCCTAGAGGTGGCTTAATCTTGACCAGCGACGCAGAACTAGGTAAAAAGCTAGATAAATCAGTTTTTCCTGGCAGTCAGGGCGGGCCATTAGAACACGTAATTGCTGGTAAAGCAGTGGCTTTTGGAGAAGCCCTAAAGCCTGAGTTTAAAACCTATTCTGCCCAAGTGATTGAAAATGCTCGTGCTTTGGCAGAACAACTACAAAATCGGGGTTTAAAATTAGTGTCAAATGGCACTGATAACCATTTAATCCTCGTGGATTTACGCTCTGTAAATCTAACTGGCAAGCGAGCGGATCAGCTAGTCAGTACTGTGAATATTACTGCTAACAAAAATACTATTCCCTTCGATCCGCAATCACCATTTGTTACTAGTGGTCTGAGGTTAGGTTCGCCAGCAATGACCACGCGGGGCTTAGGAGTGGCAGAATTTACCGAGATTGCAAATATTATTAGCGATCGCCTGCTTTCTCCAGATTCCGACGTAGTAACCCAAGATTGTCGGCAACGGGTAGCAGCATTGTGCGATCGCTTCCCCCTATATCCTCACCTGGAAATTCCTGTACCAGCGCTAGCATAA
- a CDS encoding competence/damage-inducible protein A — MSAEIICVGTELLLGDILNGNAQFLAQQLAQLGIPHYYQTVVGDNPERLKQVIEIAISRAQILIFTGGLGPTPDDLTCETIADFFKTPLVENPEIIEDITQKFAQRGRVMSPSNRKQALIPQGAEILPNPTGTAPGIIWQPRPEITIFTFPGVPSEMYPMWEETAIPFLKSQGWGKDIIYSRSLKFWGIGESALAEKVASYLKLPNPTVAPYAGKGEVRLRVSAKATSEAAAEELIAPIEKQLKEIAGLDFYGVNNDTPASVVGELLRASKETLSVAESCTGGGLGQMLTEISGSSDYFWGGVISYDNSVKVRLLGVNQEDLDKFGAVSAIVAEQMAIGVKTRLATTWGLSITGIAGPTGGTDTKPVGLVYVGLAGPKDEVISFEYQFGTVRGRALIRHVSANAALDNLRRKLLTR, encoded by the coding sequence ATGAGTGCAGAAATTATTTGTGTTGGTACTGAACTGCTGTTAGGAGATATCCTCAACGGCAATGCTCAATTTTTGGCGCAACAATTAGCGCAGCTAGGTATTCCCCACTACTATCAAACAGTGGTTGGAGATAATCCAGAACGGTTGAAGCAAGTTATAGAAATTGCTATTTCCAGAGCGCAAATTCTCATTTTCACTGGTGGACTCGGCCCGACACCAGATGACCTCACCTGCGAAACCATCGCCGATTTTTTTAAAACTCCTTTAGTAGAAAACCCAGAAATCATCGAAGATATAACCCAGAAATTTGCCCAACGCGGTCGGGTTATGTCACCCAGTAACCGCAAACAGGCTTTGATTCCCCAAGGTGCAGAAATTCTCCCCAACCCCACTGGAACAGCACCTGGTATTATTTGGCAACCCCGTCCTGAAATCACGATTTTTACCTTTCCCGGTGTTCCCAGTGAAATGTACCCAATGTGGGAAGAAACAGCCATCCCATTTCTCAAAAGTCAAGGTTGGGGTAAAGACATTATTTACAGCCGGAGTTTAAAGTTTTGGGGGATTGGTGAATCTGCTTTGGCGGAAAAAGTTGCTTCCTATTTAAAATTGCCAAACCCCACAGTAGCCCCTTATGCAGGTAAGGGGGAAGTGAGATTGCGAGTTTCTGCTAAAGCCACTTCCGAAGCAGCCGCAGAAGAACTAATTGCGCCCATTGAAAAACAACTTAAAGAAATTGCCGGACTAGATTTTTACGGCGTTAATAATGATACCCCTGCTTCCGTTGTCGGTGAGTTGTTGCGGGCATCAAAAGAAACGCTTTCTGTGGCAGAATCTTGCACCGGTGGCGGTTTAGGACAAATGTTGACTGAGATTTCTGGAAGTTCTGATTACTTTTGGGGTGGAGTAATTTCTTATGACAATTCGGTAAAGGTTCGACTCCTGGGGGTTAACCAGGAAGATTTAGATAAATTTGGGGCGGTAAGTGCGATCGTCGCAGAGCAAATGGCAATTGGGGTAAAAACGCGCCTTGCAACAACTTGGGGATTGAGTATCACTGGTATTGCTGGCCCAACTGGAGGAACAGATACCAAGCCAGTGGGTTTAGTTTATGTTGGTTTAGCTGGGCCAAAGGATGAAGTGATAAGTTTTGAATATCAGTTTGGTACAGTGCGAGGTCGAGCTTTAATTCGTCATGTGAGTGCGAATGCAGCGTTGGATAATCTGCGCCGAAAGTTATTGACGAGGTAG
- a CDS encoding LmeA family phospholipid-binding protein, with translation MFGGLTGLQDPKGTDWGERMLNTVASQTIRHLFTQSESVEVFVRCYPSSKLLQGSIDSFKMSGRGLVIRKDFAVEEMSFETDAVAIDFGSVLSGKLSLKQPTQAIAQVILSEAGINQAFSAELVKKRLLNLSVPSLTALSGGEPVSFTEVQVQLLPENRLQLVAKADLNNGDLVPLSMILTIGIERRRRVSFKDPKIELEQVPEGQREISQTLSVALVEILDNMVDLDRFDLDGVKMRLNRLETEGQKLIFSGYAEIERIPNSA, from the coding sequence ATGTTCGGCGGACTTACTGGTTTACAAGATCCTAAAGGCACAGATTGGGGAGAGCGGATGCTCAACACAGTCGCCAGCCAAACGATTCGCCACCTGTTTACGCAAAGCGAGTCAGTAGAAGTCTTTGTGCGCTGCTACCCCTCCAGCAAACTGTTGCAAGGCAGCATTGATAGCTTCAAAATGAGCGGTCGTGGCTTGGTGATTCGGAAAGATTTCGCGGTAGAGGAGATGTCTTTTGAAACCGATGCGGTGGCCATTGACTTCGGCTCGGTTTTAAGTGGCAAACTCAGTCTCAAGCAACCCACTCAAGCGATCGCTCAAGTAATTCTATCAGAAGCAGGCATCAACCAAGCCTTTAGCGCGGAACTGGTGAAAAAGCGCCTGCTTAACCTCTCTGTGCCATCGCTGACAGCATTATCTGGCGGTGAACCAGTTTCCTTTACGGAGGTTCAGGTGCAGCTATTACCAGAAAATCGGTTGCAGCTTGTAGCAAAAGCAGATTTAAATAATGGCGACCTTGTACCCCTGAGCATGATCCTAACTATAGGCATTGAAAGGCGACGGCGAGTTTCTTTCAAAGATCCAAAAATCGAACTTGAACAAGTACCAGAAGGACAACGGGAAATTTCCCAAACCTTGAGTGTCGCGCTGGTAGAAATTTTAGATAATATGGTTGATTTGGATCGTTTTGACCTTGATGGAGTGAAAATGCGACTCAACCGATTAGAAACTGAAGGTCAAAAACTTATTTTCAGTGGATATGCTGAAATCGAACGTATTCCAAATAGCGCTTGA